In the Colwellia sp. 20A7 genome, one interval contains:
- a CDS encoding PepSY domain-containing protein has product MSWSRISRKYHKWLMLFVGFQFVVWSISGAYMVIFDLDYIHGDNLVVNNQSSLKESQINYPVAKLYRHYPNAKNVELTSIQGNAVYRFSNDDGKHLLSADTGILLSPINERYAVGIAKYSYIQSNTVIKKVSLITENPPFELSARHLPVWRVDFKGFSNPSLYINTQTGEVVTKRHLFWRIFDWMFSFHVMDYVEEDASNKLLFVFIVLSLVASFFGLILTYFYVFKRSSNKNKSITEDA; this is encoded by the coding sequence ATGTCATGGTCTAGAATTAGCAGGAAATATCATAAGTGGTTAATGCTATTTGTTGGTTTCCAATTTGTTGTTTGGTCAATATCTGGTGCCTACATGGTGATTTTCGATCTTGATTATATTCATGGCGATAATTTGGTTGTTAATAACCAATCCTCGTTGAAAGAGTCTCAAATTAACTATCCTGTTGCCAAGCTTTATAGGCATTATCCTAATGCGAAAAATGTAGAGCTCACAAGCATACAAGGAAATGCTGTTTATCGTTTTAGTAACGATGATGGAAAGCATTTGCTCAGTGCTGATACTGGGATCTTACTTTCGCCCATTAATGAACGTTATGCCGTAGGTATCGCCAAATATTCATACATACAGTCTAATACAGTAATAAAAAAGGTGAGTTTGATTACAGAAAACCCTCCTTTTGAATTAAGCGCTAGGCATTTACCTGTATGGCGAGTTGATTTTAAGGGTTTTTCTAATCCAAGTCTTTATATTAATACTCAAACAGGGGAGGTAGTCACAAAAAGACATCTTTTTTGGCGGATATTTGATTGGATGTTTAGTTTTCATGTGATGGATTATGTGGAAGAAGATGCCAGTAATAAGCTGTTATTTGTTTTTATTGTCTTATCGTTGGTGGCTAGTTTTTTTGGTTTAATACTCACTTATTTTTACGTATTCAAACGAAGTAGCAATAAAAATAAAAGCATAACGGAGGACGCATGA
- a CDS encoding PepSY domain-containing protein, which produces MKLVKWLHKWLSVLIAIQLFIWLGSGLFFNLMDSNKARGNENRLSNLAVMKIDHERLLEPSYILSQFKIEKPQKPVNSIKLIHLIDQPYYLLNHHLGLYQHFYNEHSLVGAYTGEMKIIDRTMAKKLAKATYSGTGNIGVAERISPPIDDFPKEQNALWRVNFDDALYTSVYIDASSGRVIGHSNDDKRFADFFFMLHFMDYGTSGGFNNWQIILFSILTLIFCITGFVWTLDLLIKGRYKIK; this is translated from the coding sequence ATGAAATTAGTTAAATGGCTACACAAGTGGCTTTCTGTTCTTATTGCTATACAGTTATTCATTTGGCTTGGTAGTGGTTTGTTTTTTAATTTGATGGACTCTAACAAAGCGAGAGGAAATGAGAATCGACTTAGCAATTTAGCGGTAATGAAGATAGATCATGAGCGCTTGTTAGAGCCAAGTTATATTCTTAGCCAATTCAAGATAGAAAAGCCTCAGAAGCCGGTAAATTCAATAAAATTGATTCACTTAATCGATCAACCTTATTATTTACTGAATCATCATTTGGGTTTGTATCAACATTTTTATAATGAACATTCGTTAGTTGGTGCTTATACCGGAGAAATGAAAATTATTGATAGAACGATGGCGAAAAAATTAGCTAAGGCCACTTATAGTGGTACGGGAAATATAGGTGTAGCTGAAAGGATATCACCGCCTATTGATGATTTTCCAAAAGAACAAAACGCTTTGTGGCGAGTTAACTTTGATGATGCGTTATACACCAGTGTTTATATCGATGCTAGTTCAGGGAGAGTCATTGGGCATAGTAACGATGATAAACGCTTTGCTGACTTTTTCTTTATGTTGCACTTTATGGATTATGGAACATCAGGTGGTTTTAATAATTGGCAAATAATACTATTTTCAATATTAACGTTAATTTTTTGTATAACAGGTTTTGTTTGGACGTTAGATTTACTAATTAAAGGACGTTATAAAATAAAGTAG
- a CDS encoding cold-shock protein has protein sequence MSDSVTGKVKFFNETKGFGFIEQENGPDVFVHFSAISGDGFRTLADGQAVTFTVKQGQKGPEAENVLAV, from the coding sequence ATGTCTGATTCAGTTACTGGTAAAGTTAAATTTTTCAACGAAACTAAAGGTTTCGGTTTTATAGAACAAGAAAATGGTCCTGACGTGTTTGTTCACTTCAGTGCTATCTCTGGAGACGGTTTCCGTACTCTAGCTGACGGTCAAGCGGTAACGTTCACTGTTAAACAAGGTCAAAAAGGCCCTGAAGCAGAAAACGTTCTAGCTGTATAA
- a CDS encoding valine--tRNA ligase, with translation MEKTFNPTDIEQSLYTSWEEQGYFSPTGEGDSYSIAIPPPNVTGSLHMGHAFQQTIMDTLIRYQRMQGKNTLWQTGCDHAGIATQMVVERKIAAEEDKTRHDYGREGFIDKIWEWKEESGGTIGKQMRRLGNSIDWTRERFTMDDGMSEAVQEVFVRLFEDDLIYRGKRLVNWDPKFHTAISDLEVENKDKKGHMWHLRYPLADGQKTAEGLDYLVVATTRPETMLGDTGVAVNPEDPRYKDLIGKQVLLPLVNRLIPIVGDDHADMDKGTGCVKITPAHDFNDNEVGKRHALPQINIFDKDAAVLATAEVYDTKGEVCNAYDGTLPSEFAGMDRFVARKAIVAKFDELGLLVEVKDHDLVAPYGDRSGVIIEPLLTDQWYVRVEKLAGPAVDAVKDGQIEFVPKQYENMYFAWMNNIQDWCISRQLWWGHRIPAWYDESGKVYVGRTEAEVRANNNISDDIKLSQDDDVLDTWFSSALWTFSTLGWPKDTEDLKTFHPTDVLVTGFDIIFFWVARMIMMTMHFNKDENGKAQIPFKKVYMTGLIRDENGDKMSKSKGNVVDPLDMIDGISLENLLQKRTGNMMQPKLAAKIEKLTRKEYPNGIEAHGTDALRFTLTSVATTGRDISWDMKRLEGYRNFTNKLWNASRYVMMNTEEFDCGASGGEMELSLADRWIIGQFEQTVKTVHEAFDTYRFDLASQALYEFTWNQFCDWYLELTKPILFKGNEAQQRGTRHTLVNVLEALLRLMHPIMPFITETIWQRVQPLSVFAKKGDSIMIQAFPEFDASKCDQQSIDDLEWVKQFIIAIRNIRGEMDISPSKELPVLLKNVNDNDQRRLNENEQFLSSLAKLESITVLAESEQGPACASAVVGDLSVLIPMAGLIDKEAEIARLDKAIDKLDKEAARVRGKLSNENFVSKAPPAVIAKEEAKLAEAESTLAKIQEQKDQIAAL, from the coding sequence ATGGAAAAAACATTCAACCCAACCGACATTGAACAATCTTTATATACCAGCTGGGAAGAGCAAGGTTACTTTAGCCCAACAGGTGAAGGCGATAGCTATAGCATTGCAATTCCACCGCCTAATGTCACCGGCTCTTTACATATGGGACATGCTTTTCAACAAACCATCATGGATACCTTAATTCGATACCAACGTATGCAAGGTAAAAACACCTTATGGCAAACGGGTTGTGATCATGCCGGTATTGCCACTCAAATGGTTGTTGAGCGTAAGATTGCTGCTGAAGAAGATAAAACCCGTCACGATTATGGTCGTGAAGGTTTTATCGATAAGATTTGGGAATGGAAAGAAGAATCTGGCGGCACTATTGGTAAACAAATGCGCCGTTTAGGTAACTCTATCGATTGGACACGTGAACGCTTTACCATGGACGACGGTATGTCTGAAGCAGTACAAGAAGTGTTTGTACGCTTATTTGAAGACGACCTTATTTATCGCGGTAAACGCTTAGTAAACTGGGATCCAAAATTTCATACCGCTATTTCAGATTTAGAAGTAGAAAATAAAGACAAAAAAGGTCACATGTGGCATTTGCGTTATCCACTTGCTGATGGTCAAAAAACGGCTGAAGGTCTTGATTATTTAGTGGTAGCAACTACGCGTCCAGAAACCATGTTAGGTGATACTGGTGTTGCGGTTAATCCTGAAGATCCTCGTTATAAAGATTTAATTGGCAAACAAGTACTATTACCATTAGTTAATCGTTTAATACCTATTGTTGGCGATGATCATGCTGATATGGACAAAGGCACGGGTTGTGTAAAAATCACCCCTGCCCATGACTTTAACGATAATGAAGTAGGTAAACGTCATGCACTGCCACAAATCAATATTTTTGATAAAGACGCAGCAGTATTAGCTACCGCTGAAGTTTATGACACTAAAGGTGAAGTATGTAACGCATACGACGGTACATTACCTAGCGAATTCGCAGGTATGGACAGATTTGTTGCCCGTAAAGCGATCGTTGCTAAATTTGACGAACTTGGCTTATTAGTTGAAGTAAAAGACCATGATTTAGTAGCACCATACGGTGATAGATCTGGCGTTATCATTGAACCTCTTTTAACTGACCAATGGTATGTACGTGTTGAAAAACTAGCCGGCCCTGCTGTTGATGCAGTAAAAGATGGTCAAATTGAATTTGTACCTAAGCAATACGAAAATATGTACTTTGCTTGGATGAACAACATTCAAGACTGGTGTATTTCACGTCAACTTTGGTGGGGACACAGAATTCCAGCTTGGTATGACGAAAGCGGCAAAGTTTATGTTGGTCGTACTGAAGCTGAAGTGCGCGCTAATAACAACATTAGTGATGATATCAAATTAAGCCAAGATGATGATGTACTTGATACTTGGTTCTCATCTGCACTTTGGACATTCTCAACGTTAGGATGGCCAAAAGACACTGAAGATTTAAAAACTTTTCACCCAACTGATGTTCTAGTAACAGGTTTCGATATTATTTTCTTCTGGGTTGCTCGCATGATCATGATGACTATGCACTTCAACAAAGATGAAAATGGCAAAGCACAAATACCTTTCAAGAAAGTATACATGACTGGTCTTATTCGCGATGAAAATGGCGATAAAATGAGTAAATCAAAAGGTAACGTAGTTGATCCTTTAGATATGATTGACGGTATTTCACTTGAAAATTTATTACAAAAACGTACTGGCAATATGATGCAGCCTAAATTGGCCGCTAAAATTGAAAAACTAACCAGAAAAGAATACCCAAATGGTATTGAAGCACACGGGACTGATGCTTTACGCTTTACCTTAACATCGGTTGCGACTACAGGTCGTGATATTAGCTGGGATATGAAACGTTTAGAAGGTTACCGTAACTTTACCAATAAGTTATGGAATGCTAGCCGTTATGTAATGATGAACACTGAAGAATTTGATTGCGGAGCAAGTGGCGGCGAAATGGAATTGTCTCTTGCTGACCGTTGGATCATAGGTCAGTTTGAACAAACAGTAAAAACGGTTCATGAAGCTTTTGATACTTACCGTTTTGACCTTGCTTCACAGGCTTTATATGAATTCACTTGGAATCAATTCTGTGATTGGTATTTAGAATTAACTAAACCTATTTTATTCAAGGGTAACGAAGCACAACAGCGTGGTACGCGTCATACGTTAGTCAACGTTTTAGAGGCATTGCTACGTTTAATGCACCCTATTATGCCGTTTATCACCGAAACTATTTGGCAACGCGTTCAACCATTAAGTGTTTTTGCTAAAAAAGGTGATTCAATTATGATTCAGGCATTTCCTGAATTTGACGCTAGCAAATGTGATCAACAATCAATTGATGATTTAGAGTGGGTTAAACAATTTATTATTGCCATTCGTAACATTCGTGGCGAAATGGATATTTCACCTAGTAAAGAACTACCAGTATTACTTAAAAACGTAAACGATAACGATCAACGTCGCTTAAATGAAAATGAACAATTTTTAAGTTCGCTAGCAAAACTTGAAAGCATTACTGTATTAGCAGAAAGTGAACAAGGTCCAGCTTGTGCATCAGCTGTGGTTGGTGATTTATCTGTTCTTATACCAATGGCAGGTTTAATTGATAAAGAAGCTGAAATAGCGCGTTTAGATAAAGCTATTGATAAACTTGATAAAGAAGCAGCTCGAGTTCGTGGCAAGCTAAGCAATGAAAATTTTGTTAGTAAAGCTCCACCTGCAGTTATTGCCAAAGAAGAAGCTAAATTAGCTGAAGCTGAATCTACGCTTGCAAAAATTCAAGAGCAAAAAGATCAAATAGCAGCGTTATAG
- a CDS encoding DNA polymerase III subunit chi codes for MQTQVMFYLLNDEKAENNDNNAETTDKSSAFYHACLQASHFYRQNQRVFIYTQDKEQAEKIDELLWAFDTDSFVPHNLVGEGPKQGAMVEISDKPLRGRRPVLINLTETMPTFANQFQFIVDFVPSDETLKQKARERFKTCRQLGFQVNNQAVAQPQ; via the coding sequence ATGCAAACACAGGTTATGTTTTACCTTCTCAATGACGAGAAGGCAGAAAATAATGATAACAATGCTGAAACAACAGATAAAAGTTCAGCGTTTTATCATGCCTGTTTGCAAGCAAGCCATTTTTATCGTCAAAATCAGCGCGTATTTATTTATACACAAGATAAAGAACAAGCAGAAAAAATTGACGAATTGTTATGGGCATTTGACACTGATAGTTTTGTGCCTCATAACTTGGTTGGAGAAGGACCAAAACAAGGTGCTATGGTGGAAATTAGCGATAAACCGCTACGTGGACGCCGCCCTGTTTTAATCAACTTAACCGAAACTATGCCAACGTTTGCTAATCAATTTCAATTTATTGTTGATTTTGTACCTAGCGATGAAACATTAAAACAAAAAGCCCGTGAGCGTTTTAAAACGTGTCGACAATTGGGCTTTCAAGTAAACAATCAAGCCGTGGCACAGCCACAATAA
- the pepA gene encoding leucyl aminopeptidase yields the protein MEFGIKSGSPEKQRSACIVVGVFEPRRLSSTAEQLDEISEGYISNLLRKGDLEGKSGQMLLLHHVPNILSERVLLVGCGKERELDERQYRQIIKKTINTLNETGSMEAVCFLSELHVKGRDTYWKIRQAVEATQDGLYSFNSLKTHKEEPRRPLRKVVFNVPTRRELPIGERAISHALAIAEGITTCKNVANMPPNICNPAYLAEQAKILANDYDRVSTTIIGEQEMEELGMGSYLAVGRGSVNESLMSIMTYKGIDDDSKPLVLVGKGLTFDSGGISLKPGAGMDEMKYDMGGAAGVLGAMHALAELNLPINVIGILAGCENMPSSNAYRPGDILTTMSGQTVEVLNTDAEGRLVLCDALTYVERFDPEAVIDVATLTGACVVALGKHATGLLSSHNPLAHELLNASEQSGDRAWRLPLWDDYQEQLESPFADMANIGGKEAGTITAACFLARFTKKYNWAHLDIAGTAWRSGGKDKGSTGRPVSMLTQFMLNRAGQELGE from the coding sequence ATGGAGTTCGGTATAAAAAGCGGTAGCCCAGAAAAGCAACGTAGTGCCTGTATTGTTGTTGGTGTATTTGAACCTCGTCGTCTTAGTTCAACAGCAGAACAACTTGATGAAATAAGCGAAGGCTATATAAGCAATCTTTTGCGTAAAGGTGATTTAGAAGGCAAGTCTGGACAGATGTTATTGTTACATCATGTACCTAATATTCTTAGTGAACGTGTTTTATTAGTTGGTTGTGGTAAAGAACGTGAATTAGATGAACGTCAATATCGCCAAATAATCAAAAAAACTATTAATACATTAAATGAAACTGGTTCAATGGAAGCGGTATGTTTCTTATCTGAACTTCATGTTAAAGGCCGTGATACTTATTGGAAAATACGTCAAGCGGTAGAAGCAACCCAAGATGGTTTATACAGTTTCAATAGTTTAAAAACTCATAAAGAAGAGCCTCGTCGACCGTTACGTAAAGTAGTTTTTAACGTACCTACTCGTCGCGAACTACCAATTGGTGAGCGCGCTATCAGCCATGCATTAGCCATTGCTGAAGGTATTACAACCTGTAAAAATGTTGCGAATATGCCACCAAATATTTGTAACCCTGCATATTTAGCAGAGCAAGCCAAAATTTTAGCCAATGATTACGATAGAGTATCAACAACTATTATTGGTGAACAAGAAATGGAAGAGCTTGGTATGGGTTCATACTTAGCTGTAGGCCGAGGTTCAGTAAATGAGTCTTTAATGAGCATTATGACTTACAAAGGTATTGATGATGACTCTAAACCACTAGTATTAGTTGGTAAAGGTCTTACTTTTGACAGTGGTGGTATCTCATTAAAACCTGGCGCTGGCATGGACGAAATGAAATATGACATGGGCGGTGCTGCCGGTGTATTAGGCGCTATGCATGCACTAGCTGAATTAAATTTACCAATTAATGTTATCGGCATTTTAGCTGGCTGTGAAAACATGCCAAGCAGTAATGCTTATCGCCCTGGTGATATCCTTACGACAATGTCAGGACAAACAGTTGAAGTGTTAAACACTGATGCCGAAGGCCGTTTAGTATTATGTGATGCATTAACCTATGTTGAACGATTTGATCCTGAAGCAGTAATTGATGTTGCGACATTAACAGGTGCTTGTGTTGTTGCCTTAGGTAAACATGCTACAGGTTTACTAAGTTCTCATAACCCACTTGCTCATGAGCTATTAAATGCATCAGAGCAAAGTGGCGATAGAGCATGGCGCTTACCTTTATGGGATGATTACCAAGAACAACTTGAAAGCCCATTTGCTGATATGGCGAATATTGGTGGTAAAGAAGCAGGTACAATTACTGCCGCTTGTTTCTTAGCGCGCTTTACTAAAAAATATAACTGGGCTCATTTAGATATTGCCGGTACTGCATGGCGCAGTGGTGGTAAAGATAAGGGCTCTACAGGTCGTCCTGTTAGCATGTTAACGCAGTTTATGCTTAACCGTGCAGGTCAAGAGCTTGGCGAGTAA
- the lptF gene encoding LPS export ABC transporter permease LptF, with product MIIFRYLLKEVAKTQLAVFFVLMTIFISQKFVRVLGDASEGSIPGQMVMIFIALKIPDLAGMMLPLSLFLGILLAYGRIYADNEMTVLHSCGVSEWYVVRVTLVLAFITAIFTGIFTLYLAPMASEYQYQVTDELAADSGLSSLIAGRFQKTGNEKAVVFIHGKNRNDNSFDKVFVAQLPNLNHPEESIINSSLVYAKKGQVFEEDSGSQRLVLTEGMRYHKDATNGVFQAVTFDKYYIQIQDQEVEQKHRKLSALPTQQLFNSTDVKTAAEYSATIQWRIAFPLACIILTFIAVPLSVVNPRQGKFAKMLPALMLFLGYFLLLTAMKSGVERQALPSAVGLWPIHISALFLGIILLMKERSSGRKIKAKLPSFKRNTNKVRGQI from the coding sequence GTGATCATTTTTCGTTATTTATTAAAAGAAGTGGCAAAAACGCAGCTAGCAGTATTTTTTGTGTTGATGACCATTTTTATCAGTCAAAAATTTGTTCGAGTCCTGGGTGACGCCTCAGAAGGTAGCATTCCAGGACAAATGGTGATGATATTCATTGCACTTAAAATTCCAGACTTGGCGGGCATGATGCTGCCTTTAAGTTTATTTTTAGGTATTTTATTGGCGTATGGCCGTATTTATGCGGATAACGAAATGACGGTGCTGCATTCTTGCGGGGTAAGTGAGTGGTATGTTGTACGAGTGACGTTAGTACTTGCTTTTATTACAGCCATTTTTACCGGTATTTTTACGTTGTATTTAGCGCCGATGGCATCAGAGTATCAATATCAAGTAACCGACGAGCTAGCAGCTGATTCAGGCTTGAGTTCTTTAATTGCCGGGCGTTTTCAAAAAACAGGCAATGAAAAAGCGGTTGTTTTTATCCATGGTAAGAATCGAAATGACAACAGTTTTGATAAAGTGTTTGTAGCTCAATTGCCTAACTTAAATCATCCAGAAGAGAGTATTATTAACTCTAGTTTGGTTTATGCAAAAAAAGGGCAAGTATTTGAGGAAGATTCAGGGTCTCAACGCTTAGTGTTAACCGAAGGTATGCGTTATCACAAAGATGCAACTAATGGAGTCTTTCAAGCGGTTACGTTTGATAAATACTATATACAAATTCAAGATCAAGAAGTAGAGCAAAAACATCGTAAACTAAGTGCTTTACCTACACAGCAATTATTTAATTCAACCGATGTTAAGACCGCAGCTGAGTATAGCGCGACCATACAATGGCGTATTGCTTTCCCGCTTGCTTGTATTATTCTAACCTTTATTGCTGTACCACTGAGCGTTGTTAATCCTCGGCAAGGTAAATTTGCCAAAATGTTGCCAGCATTGATGCTCTTTTTAGGGTACTTTTTATTACTAACGGCAATGAAATCAGGGGTGGAACGACAAGCGTTACCTTCAGCTGTTGGTCTTTGGCCCATTCATATTAGCGCTTTATTTTTAGGTATTATTCTTTTAATGAAAGAGCGCAGTAGCGGTAGAAAAATTAAAGCAAAACTCCCTAGTTTTAAGCGTAATACTAATAAAGTTCGAGGCCAAATCTAA
- the lptG gene encoding LPS export ABC transporter permease LptG, which yields MKILDVYIGRIVASTTFLTLAVFVSVSGIIKFVEQMRAVGRGNYDLSHAALYVLYSVPRDIEVFFPMSALIGGLIGIGMLASNSELVVMQAAGLSRLDIIKSVMKTAILLIFVSMAVGEWLAPEGEATAREIRAQAISGGSLISAKNGVWAKDGDYFVNIGEVLEQGQLKKVQIYRFNDDLKLDSWLSAESAVYKNEAWLLSNVVNTQLSEQKITSSTTDKEVWESSLTPKKLGVVTVTPESLSIRGLVDYLDYLEANEQDPSRYQLAFWRKLVQPATVAVMLLVALSFIFGPLRSVSMGARIMMGVITGIIFFVSNEVLGSLSLVYQFPPLIGAISPSIIFVVLAWYFMNKKPT from the coding sequence ATGAAAATATTAGATGTTTATATTGGGCGTATTGTCGCATCTACTACTTTTTTAACATTGGCCGTTTTTGTTAGTGTTAGCGGTATTATTAAATTTGTTGAACAAATGCGTGCTGTTGGCCGAGGTAATTATGATTTATCTCACGCTGCACTGTATGTGCTTTATTCTGTACCTCGTGATATAGAAGTTTTCTTTCCTATGTCAGCGTTAATTGGCGGTTTAATTGGCATTGGCATGTTAGCGAGTAATAGTGAATTAGTGGTCATGCAAGCCGCTGGTTTGTCACGCTTAGATATTATTAAATCGGTAATGAAAACGGCTATTTTACTTATTTTTGTTTCGATGGCTGTAGGAGAGTGGTTAGCACCGGAAGGTGAAGCAACAGCGAGAGAAATTCGAGCTCAGGCAATATCAGGCGGCAGTTTAATATCTGCCAAAAATGGTGTGTGGGCCAAAGATGGTGATTACTTTGTTAATATTGGCGAAGTTTTAGAACAAGGTCAGTTAAAGAAAGTACAAATATATCGTTTTAATGACGATCTTAAATTAGATAGCTGGTTAAGTGCAGAATCTGCTGTGTATAAGAACGAAGCGTGGCTGTTATCAAACGTAGTAAATACTCAGTTAAGTGAACAAAAAATTACCAGTAGCACAACAGATAAAGAAGTCTGGGAGTCTTCATTAACACCTAAGAAATTAGGTGTAGTAACGGTAACGCCTGAATCATTGTCGATACGTGGCTTAGTGGATTATTTAGATTACTTAGAAGCGAATGAACAAGATCCTAGCCGATATCAATTAGCTTTTTGGCGAAAATTGGTTCAACCTGCAACGGTTGCTGTAATGTTATTAGTTGCCTTGTCATTTATTTTCGGACCACTACGCTCTGTTTCCATGGGCGCACGTATTATGATGGGCGTAATTACCGGTATTATCTTCTTTGTTTCTAATGAAGTATTAGGCTCATTAAGCTTGGTATACCAATTCCCACCATTAATAGGCGCTATTTCGCCAAGTATAATATTCGTTGTATTAGCTTGGTATTTTATGAATAAAAAGCCAACATAA
- a CDS encoding RDD family protein — translation MTSTDLNEFPRAGFRRRFGSWIYDVLIAIAVYMLAGAISFFIFNLCIRYGLINMQGFDHPIDLQRSSLLFSVFIYGWNIAWVSFFFVFFWSRTGQTLGMKAWRLRVQNQDGTRITKMTGIKRLLPTLLGLGNLTVIFDRKNKLSLQDRITNTEVVVLSLEANKGRL, via the coding sequence ATGACTTCAACTGATTTAAATGAATTTCCTCGCGCTGGATTCCGTCGCCGTTTTGGCTCTTGGATTTATGACGTACTTATTGCTATTGCCGTATATATGCTTGCCGGTGCAATATCCTTTTTTATTTTCAACTTATGTATTAGATACGGCCTTATAAATATGCAAGGCTTTGACCACCCAATAGACTTGCAACGCTCTTCTTTGCTTTTTAGCGTATTTATTTATGGTTGGAATATTGCCTGGGTAAGCTTTTTCTTCGTGTTCTTTTGGTCAAGAACAGGACAAACCTTAGGTATGAAAGCATGGCGTTTACGTGTACAAAATCAAGACGGTACACGTATTACTAAAATGACTGGAATAAAACGTTTACTCCCTACTCTGCTTGGCTTAGGAAATTTAACCGTAATATTTGATCGTAAAAACAAGCTAAGTTTACAAGATAGAATCACTAACACAGAAGTTGTAGTTTTATCATTAGAAGCAAACAAAGGTAGACTATAG